A window of Sebastes umbrosus isolate fSebUmb1 chromosome 3, fSebUmb1.pri, whole genome shotgun sequence contains these coding sequences:
- the ube2kb gene encoding ubiquitin-conjugating enzyme E2Kb (UBC1 homolog, yeast) isoform X1 — protein MANIAVQRIKREFKEVIKSEETSKNQIKVELVDENFTELKGEIAGPPDTPYEGGRYQLEIKIPETYPFNPPKVRFITKIWHPNISSVTGAICLDILKDQWAAAMTLRTVLLSLQALLAAAEPDDPQDAVVANQYKQNPEMFKQTARLWSHVYAAAPVSSPDYTRKIDKLCAMGFDKNAVIAALSSKSWDVETATELLLSN, from the exons ACAAGTAAAAACCAGATCAAAGTAGAGTTGGTGGATGAGAACTTCACAGAGCTgaagggggagatagcaggtcctCCAGATACACCATATGAAG GTGGCAGATATCAGCTTGAAATAAAAATCCCAGAAACCTATCCTTTTAACCCGCCAAAG GTGCGTTTCATCACTAAGATCTGGCATCCTAATATCAGTTCTGTGACGGGAGCAATATGTCTGGACATTTTAAAAGACCAGTG GGCAGCTGCTATGACCCTGCGGACGGTGCTGTTGTCTCTACAGGCTCTCCTCGCTGCAGCAGAACCAGATGATCCACAGGATGCAGTAGTAGCAAACCAG TACAAGCAGAACCCAGAAATGTTCAAACAGACTGCCAGGCTGTGGTCTCACGTCTATGCAGCCGCTCCAGTCTCCAGTCCCGACTACACACGCAAAATAGACAAACTCTGTGCCATGGGCTTTGATAAG AATGCAGTAATAGCGGCCTTGTCTTCAAAATCCTGGGACGTGGAAACGGCGacagagctgctgctcagcAACTGA
- the ube2kb gene encoding ubiquitin-conjugating enzyme E2Kb (UBC1 homolog, yeast) isoform X2 — MNLVESLPSHTQTSKNQIKVELVDENFTELKGEIAGPPDTPYEGGRYQLEIKIPETYPFNPPKVRFITKIWHPNISSVTGAICLDILKDQWAAAMTLRTVLLSLQALLAAAEPDDPQDAVVANQYKQNPEMFKQTARLWSHVYAAAPVSSPDYTRKIDKLCAMGFDKNAVIAALSSKSWDVETATELLLSN, encoded by the exons ACAAGTAAAAACCAGATCAAAGTAGAGTTGGTGGATGAGAACTTCACAGAGCTgaagggggagatagcaggtcctCCAGATACACCATATGAAG GTGGCAGATATCAGCTTGAAATAAAAATCCCAGAAACCTATCCTTTTAACCCGCCAAAG GTGCGTTTCATCACTAAGATCTGGCATCCTAATATCAGTTCTGTGACGGGAGCAATATGTCTGGACATTTTAAAAGACCAGTG GGCAGCTGCTATGACCCTGCGGACGGTGCTGTTGTCTCTACAGGCTCTCCTCGCTGCAGCAGAACCAGATGATCCACAGGATGCAGTAGTAGCAAACCAG TACAAGCAGAACCCAGAAATGTTCAAACAGACTGCCAGGCTGTGGTCTCACGTCTATGCAGCCGCTCCAGTCTCCAGTCCCGACTACACACGCAAAATAGACAAACTCTGTGCCATGGGCTTTGATAAG AATGCAGTAATAGCGGCCTTGTCTTCAAAATCCTGGGACGTGGAAACGGCGacagagctgctgctcagcAACTGA